One window of the Rhipicephalus sanguineus isolate Rsan-2018 chromosome 4, BIME_Rsan_1.4, whole genome shotgun sequence genome contains the following:
- the LOC119389724 gene encoding uncharacterized protein LOC119389724: MTASLFSKYKNKDEEAVILKLSTRHVFLATEDDARKATEKRTSIPQRPGSDSSYSCSSNEVDGSFEEETQRQAAVKQKMKDVSSHFKKKQRDLLFGDAEGGKKTEKELLKEEVNMLKAENSKLLDRIRMLEKALCSKIFKTEKNLVLCEGCSRKPEQQVAPLPSPCAATVQLPRTTTMQPPRTATVQPLRTTTATPGSPEVAHTSAREADYVPTDGEVHLGKGITIPEYSRLMSTKSETRFVREAAVAIYSTAGLVGRSVIGTASNRTKGEAKPPLDKEKYAVLSDFFNHFLKSNFPIGEVEQKKKILNKALANKINDLMKSKD, from the exons ATGACCGCCTCTTTGTTTTccaaatacaaaaacaaagatgAGGAAGCAGTCATTCTGAAATTATCCACTCGTCATGTTTTTTTAGCTACCGAGGACGATGCAAGAAAGGCTACCGAAAAACGAACTTCCATTCCGCAAAGACCTGGCAGCGACTCCTCCTATAGCTGCAGTTCAAATGAAGTGGATGGATCGTTTGAAGAA GAAACGCAGCGTCAAGCTGCTGTTAAACAGAAAATGAAGGATGTGAGCAGCCATTTTAAGAAGAAGCAGCGAGACCTCCTGTTTGGTGATGCTGAGGGAGGaaaaaagaccgagaaagaacTTCTCAAAGAAGAAGTGAATATGCTGAAGGCCGAAAATTCAAAACTCTTGGACCGAATAAGAATGCTCGAAAAGGCCCTATGCAGCAAAATTTTCAAAACAG aaaaaaacCTCGTTCTGTGCGAGGGCTGCAGCCGCAAGCCAGAACAACAAGTTGCGCCTTTGCCATCGCCATGTGCTGCCACGGTGCAGCTGCCACGCACCACcaccatgcagccgccgcgcaccGCTACCGTGCAGCCACTGCGCACCACCACAGCGACCCCGGGCAGCCCTGAAGTGGCCCACACAAGTGCGAGGGAGGCCGATTACGTGCCCACTGACGGAGAG GTGCATCTGGGCAAAGGGATCACCATTCCTGAGTACAGCCGCCTCATGAGCACAAAAAGCGAAACCCGCTTTGTTCGTGAGGCGGCCGTTGCCATTTATTCAACGGCAGGCTTGGTTGGGCGGAGTGTAATTGGAACAGCCTCTAACCGGACAAAGGGAGAGGCAAAACCTCCCTTGGATAAAGAAAAATACGCTGTGCTTTCTG ATTTCTTCAACCATTTTTTGAAAAGCAATTTTCCAATTGGAGAGGTCGAGCAAAAGAAGAAGATACTAAATAAGGCGCTCGCAAACAAAATTAACGATTTGATGAAATCAAAAGATTAA